In Juglans microcarpa x Juglans regia isolate MS1-56 chromosome 4S, Jm3101_v1.0, whole genome shotgun sequence, a single window of DNA contains:
- the LOC121262352 gene encoding 26S proteasome regulatory subunit 6A homolog, whose product MATAMVEDTTFEDDQLTSMTTDDIVRASRLLDNEIRILKEELQRTNLELDSYKEKIKENQEKIKLNKQLPYLVGNIVEILEMNPEDEAEEDGANIDLDSQRKGKCVVLKTSTRQTIFLPVVGLVDPDKLKPGDLVGVNKDSYLILDTLPSEYDSRVKAMEVDEKPTEDYNDIGGLEKQIQELVEAIVLPMTHKERFQKLGVRPPKGVLLYGPPGTGKTLMARACAAQTNATFLKLAGPQLVQMFIGDGAKLVRDAFQLAKEKSPCIIFIDEIDAIGTKRFDSEVSGDREVQRTMLELLNQLDGFSSDDRIKVIAATNRADILDPALMRSGRLDRKIEFPHPTEEARARILQIHSRKMNVHPDVNFEELARSTDDFNGAQLKAVCVEAGMLALRRDATEVNHEDFNEGIIQVQAKKKSSLNYYA is encoded by the exons ATGGCAACCGCTATGGTAGAAGATACTACCTTCGAGGACGACCAGCTAACGTCCATGACCACTGACGACATCGTGCGAGCCTCTCGACTCCTTGACAACGAGATCCGCATTCTCAAG GAGGAGTTGCAAAGAACAAATTTGGAGTTGGATTCGTACAAGGAGAAGATAAAGGAGAATCAAGAGAAGATTAAGCTCAATAAGCAATTGCCCTACTTGGTCGGCAACATTGTTGAG attttggaAATGAACCCAGAAGATGAAGCTGAGGAAGATGGTGCAAATATCGATCTTGACTCACAAAGGAAGGGAAAATGTGTTGTGCTGAAAACATCTACTCGCCAG ACTATCTTTCTTCCTGTTGTTGGGCTTGTTGACCCTGACAAGTTAAAGCCTGGTGATCTGGTTGGAGTGAACAAAGATAGTTACTTGATCTTGGATACGCTGCCATCCGAGTATGATTCTCGAGTAAAGGCTATGGAGGTTGATGAGAAACCAACGGAAGACTACAATGACATTGGAGGGCTGGAGAAACAG ATCCAGGAACTGGTTGAAGCTATTGTTTTGCCCATGACACATAAGGAGCGATTTCAGAAACTAGGAGTTCGTCCTCCCAAGGGAGTGCTCTTGTATGGACCTCCTGGAACTGGGAAGACTTTAATGGCTCGTGCTTGTGCAGCTCAAACAAATGCCACTTTTCTAAAGTTGGCAGGCCCACAACTAGTGCAG ATGTTCATTGGGGATGGAGCAAAACTTGTTCGTGATGCCTTTCAACTTGCAAAAGAGAAGTCTCCCTGCAtcatttttatagatgaaattGATGCCATTGGCACTAAACGATTTGATAG TGAAGTGAGTGGAGATAGGGAGGTGCAGCGGACGATGTTAGAACTGCTCAATCAGCTCGATGGCTTTAGTAGCGATGACCGGATTAAG GTGATAGCTGCGACAAATCGTGCTGATATCTTGGATCCTGCTCTTATGCGTTCTGGTCGATTGGATCGTAAAATTGAGTTTCCACATCCTACTGAAGAAGCAAGAGCTCGTATCTTGCAG ATTCATTCAAGAAAGATGAATGTTCATCCTGATGTAAATTTCGAAGAACTGGCTCGGTCTACTGATGATTTCAATGGGGCACAACTAAAAGCTGTTTGTGTAGAGGCAGGCATGTTAGCCCTTCGGCGTGATGCAACTGAG GTGAACCATGAAGACTTCAATGAAGGTATCATACAGGTTCAGGCAAAGAAGAAGTCAAGCTTGAATTACTATGCATAA
- the LOC121262361 gene encoding uncharacterized protein LOC121262361 has protein sequence MAESKSKLESMREWVVEHKLRTVGSLWLSGLAGSIAYNWSQPNMKTSVKIIHARLHAQALTLAALAGAAVVEWYDHKTEAKAERYTKFFPVDAYSTHKD, from the exons ATGGCGGAATCTAAGAGCAAACTCGAATCTATGAGGGAATGGGTCGTCGAGCATAAGCTTCGAACTGTTG GTTCTCTGTGGCTTAGCGGACTTGCGGGCTCGATTGCGTACAACTGGTCTCAACCAAATATGAAAACCAGTGTCAAGATCATTCACGCTAG GTTACATGCACAGGCTCTCACACTAGCTGCATTAGCTGGTGCTGCAGTGGTCGAGTGGTATGATCACAAGACTGAAGCGAAGGCGGAGCGATACACAAAGTTCTTTCCAGTTGATGCATACTCAACACACAAGGATTGA
- the LOC121262350 gene encoding E3 ubiquitin-protein ligase RFI2-like: MGLGNDDVVVVEDGAEDGDGGNGVKGFVSVSCSICLEIVADVGDRSWAKLQCGHQFHLDCIGSAFNTKGAMQCPNCRKIEKGQWLYANGSRSFPEFSMDDWTHDEDLYDLSYSEMSFGVHWCPFGSLTRLPSSFEEGEFSSSAYHDLLGQHAIFAEHTTVSSATQPCPYIAYFGPIHPSSSNSNGTVTEASNLNNLWGPSVPSEIQTSYAFPAMDLPYHSWEHHSSPFPGTNNRIAASDQPSILPVTQRSARTSSDMQRPGFMHPFLVGHSSAGRPGSSVASSMIPPYPGSNARTRDRVQALQAYYQQQQPRNSTSVRIPVIPGTRRSSSHRGGLAQVGPTASSSDQTGGFYLVPPGSSGRNFQEAENPLSNRFHSWERDRLPSFPMSQVERDSGWGTYQQAAGGSDTRSSSFRQRHGSERTSAQNRS, encoded by the exons ATGGGGCTTGGGAACGACGATGTCGTGGTGGTTGAAGATGGCGCCGAAGACGGTGATGGTGGAAACGGAGTCAAAGGTTTTGTGTCGGTCTCGTGCTCGATTTGCCTCGAGATTGTGGCCGATGTAGGGGATAGATCTTGGGCCAAGCTTCAATGCGGCCATCAATTCCATCTTG ATTGCATTGGTTCAGCATTTAATACAAAGGGTGCAATGCAGTGCCCTAATTGTAGGAAGATTGAGAAAGGCCAGTGGCTTTATGCTAATGGCTCTCGTTCTTTTCCCGAGTTTAGTATGGACGATTGGACCCATGACGAAGATCTTTATGATCTAAGCTACTCTGAAATG TCATTTGGGGTTCACTGGTGTCCATTTGGTAGCTTAACGCGACTTCCTTCATCATTTGA GGAAGGGGAATTTTCGTCAAGTGCAT ATCATGATCTACTGGGACAACATGCAATCTTCGCCGAACATACAACTGTATCGTCTGCTACTCAGCCATGCCCATATATTGCTTACTTTGGACCAATCCATCCATCATCCTCAAATTCCAACGGAACAGTTACAGAGGCTTCTAACTTAAACaatctttggggcccatctgTACCTAGTGAGATACAGACTTCTTATGCTTTTCCTGCCATGGATCTTCCTTATCATAGTTGGGAGCACCATTCCTCTCCCTTCCCTGGCACCAATAATCGTATTGCTGCTTCTGATCAACCTTCCATCCTGCCCGTTACTCAAAGGTCAGCAAGGACCAGCTCTGACATGCAAAGGCCAGGTTTTATGCACCCGTTCCTCGTTGGTCACAG TTCTGCTGGTAGACCAGGGAGCTCAGTGGCTTCTTCAATGATTCCTCCTTACCCAGGCAGTAATGCCCGAACCCGCGATAGAGTCCAAGCTCTCCAGGCATATTATCAGCAACAACAACCGAGGAATTCAACATCCGTACGTATACCCGTCATTCCTGGCACCCGACGATCCAGCAGCCACAGAGGCGGGTTGGCTCAAGTAGGGCCAACGGCTTCGTCATCTGATCAAACTGGTGGCTTCTATCTTGTCCCGCCGGGTTCATCAGGTCGCAACTTTCAAGAAGCAGAAAATCCTTTGTCAAATCGGTTCCATTCATGGGAAAGAGATCGTTTGCCTTCATTCCCTATGAGCCAGGTCGAAAGAGACTCCGGTTGGGGGACATATCAGCAGGCTGCTGGCGGGTCAGATACTAGGTCCAGCAGTTTCCGCCAAAGGCATGGATCCGAGAGGACATCTGCACAAAATCGGTCATAA